The genomic region GCGGGCCAGGATCGACAACCCGCTAGGTGTCATAGCCAACGAGGTGCTTCCGCTCACCGTCTTGCAGCGCGAGGTGCACCTGACCGCCTGGCTCCCGAGCCGCATGGTGAAAAGCCGGGTCGCGGCGCTTTTGGAACGGCAGGCCAAGGAGGAGTTCGCAAGGGATTACGCGCAGTTTTATCTGGAAAAGGAAAGCAAGCCTGCCGAGGTGGGGGCGCCGATCCTGCTTAAAGGGAGCTCGCGCAGTTTGGGGGTGGTCCTCGTGCACGGTTTCCTCTCGGTTCCGGCCCAGATGCTGGAACTGGGGCGCTACCTGCAGGAGCGCGGTTACTGGGTCTACCTGTTGCGTCTTAGGGGACACGGCACCTCGCCGGAGGACCTTGCCGTGAGGATCGGAAGGGAGTGGGTGGAATCGGTGGACCTGGGATACGCCCTGATGAGCGCGCTATGCGACCGGGTGGTGCTGGGAGGATTCTCCTTCGGCGGCGGCGTGGCTCTCGACTGCGCCAGCCGCATCCCGCAGGTTGCCGGGGTCTTCGCGGTCTGTCCCCCGCAGCGGCTTTTGGACATCTCCTCGCGCTTCGCGCCGGCGGTTACCGTCTGGAACCGGGTCATGGACGCCATCAAGTACCAGTGGGCCAAGAAGGAGTTCGTGGAGTCGGTGCCCGAGCGGCCGGATCTCAACTACACCAGGATTCCGGTGTCGGGGCTGCGCGCCATGGAGCGGTTCATGAGGGGTCTTGAGCCCAAGCTCTCCGGGATCCGGGTGCCGGTGCTGGTGGCCCAGGCGGAATGGGACCCGGTGGTGGACCCCCAGGGCTCCCAGCGGCTCTTCGAGATGCTGGGGAGCGCCAGTAAGAAGTACCTGATGTTCCCCCTGCAGCGCCACGGCATCCTGGCGGGTTCAGGTTCGCACGAGGTGCATGCGGCCCTGGGCTCTTTCGTGGAGGAGATCCTGGCGAGAGCCACGTCGCATCCGGCCCTGGAAGCGCCCAAGCTCCCAGAGGCGACGACCCTCTGAACTCCCGGGGTTCACATAACGGCGCATATCTGCTACAAAACTTCCTATGGAAAATTCATCCCTGAAAATGAACCTGCTGCGAAGCCAGCACTGGGTCTTCGACCTGGACGGGACCCTAACCGTAGCCATCCACGACTTCGCGCAGATCCGCTCGGTTTTGGGAGTCCCGGAAGGGTGCGACATCCTGGGGCACCTGGACGCTCTCCCCGAGCCGCAAGCGGCTACTGCCAAGGCGCTTTTGGTGAGCATCGAGGAGGAGCTGGCGGCACGGACGGAACCAGCGGAGGGGGCTAGGGAACTGGTGCAGCTGCTGCACCTGCGGGGCGCGCGGCTGGGGGTGCTGACCCGGAACACTCGGGAGATCGCTCTGACGACGCTGGGAAGGATCGGGCTTTCGCCTTTCATCGCGGCGGACGATGTGCTCGGCCGCGAGGATGCATTGGCGAAACCCGACCCTGACGGGATCCTGAAACTAGCGTGCCGCTGGGGAGTCTCCCCGGCGGCACTGGTAATGGTTGGTGATTATGCCTTCGACCTGCTCACCGGCCGCGCTGCCGGGGCGGGGACCATCCATGTCGACCCCGCGCGCAGTTTTCGGTGGCCCGAGCTAAGCGATATCGCGGTCGGCAGCCTGGCCGAGCTGGCCTTGGCGCTGTCGTAAGGGTTGGCTCAGGCGAGCGCCTTCAGCTCGCTGTCGGCGATCTGCACGATCTCGTCGTAGATCGCCAGCTTGACATGCAGGTCGCACCATTTTTTCAACACGCTGCGGACCAGGTAAAGACCGTTGGCGAGCGTGCCGGATAAAAGGGCGATCCCGAGCATCCTCTGCTCCTCGACCGAGATCAGCACCGCGCCGTAGATGGCGATGTTGATCATGGAGGCGAGCCAGGCGATCTCCGGACCCTTGAAAGGGTTCAGCATCACCTTGGTGAGGTCGATGTAGTAGCGGGTCATGCCGCGCACCCTCCTCATCGACTCCACGATATCGTCTCTTTGCTGCTTCAGGTACAGGCAGGCTAGAAAGTGCGAGATAGCCAACTGTTTTCCATGTTGCATCCGTTCCGTGAGATACAGGTCGATCGCTTCGTCCACTGTCTCTTTGCTCATGGCTGCCATCCTTCGGGTACCTGCCAGTACCCTTTGCCGGGCAAGCTCTCTCACAGACCTTCTCTCTGACCCGGCTCAATCCAGCAAGAGTGGTCTGCAGTAGCTTCGCATAAGGCAAACTATCAGACAAAAGCTTCTTCGTGTCAACTCTCCAGTTGTCCCTATCGTCCCCATTTGCCGTTGTAATTAGGGTTTTGTTGACAACTTTCCGCTCCTGCCGTACTCTCCATCCCTGGCCGCCGCAAGCGGGGGGCGACTAAGGACGGGAGATCGGGCCGGAATATGATTAAAAGGTCGCAGCAGGGGAAGGCGCAGGCGGCAAGCGGGGTGATCGTCTCCCATTTCGGGGTGGCGGTCGAGGTGCTGTTCCAAAACGAGGAACGCCGCATGGTGCGGGTAAAGAGGAACTCGGGCCACGTGGTGGGGGACGAGGTCCGCGTCGTTGGCGAGGTGCTGGAGCGGCTGCCGAGAAAGACCGAGTTGCGCCGCAGCGACGCCCGCGGCGGGATCCACATGGTGGCGGCGAACCTCGACGTCTTGGGGATCGTGGTGGCGCCTGGAACCCCTGGCGGTTTCCTGGACCGGGCCATAGTAGCGGCGCGGGCCGCCGGGCTGCTCCCGTTCATCGTCTTCAATAAGTGCGACCTCCCCGAGGCGCGCGCGCAAAGCACCGGGCTCTCTGGCATCTACGGCGGAATCCTCCGCTTCTTTACCCTGAGCGCTGTCACCGGCGAGGGGTTGGAACCGTTGCGCGACTTCCTGCACGAGGGGCACCGCGGCGCATTCGTCGGCACCACCGGCGTCGGCAAAAGCTCCCTTTTGAACGCCCTTTGCCCCGACATCAACCTTAAAGTCGGGGAGTTGAGCGACCAGAACTGGACCGGCCGGCACACGACGACCGTTTCCTCGCTGCACGCCCTTCCCGGCGGCGGTGAACTGGTGGATACCCCGGGCTTCAGGGACTTCGGGCTGGTGGACATCTCCACTACGGAACTCGTGGCCCATTTTCCCGGTTTCGAGGCGCTGGAGCAAAACGCCTGCCGCTTCCACAACTGCCGGCACCGCCAGGAGCCCGGGTGCACCGTGAGGGAGCGGGTCGACTCCGGCGAGATCAATTACGACCGCTACCAGACCTACCTCGCCCTGCTCACCGAGGTGGAGGCGATCGAAGAGGCGGCGCAACGGCGCAACTGGAAGAAATAAGGAGAGTTAGCAACCATGGCCCAGCCCTGGCAAGTATTGCAAAGTGTAAAGACCGCAGACGGCGTGCTGGAACTGAGACAGCGCGGCGAGAGCGATTTCCTGATCACCGTCAACGGGCTGGTGCTGATGAACAGCTCGCTGCACCGCTCGGAGGTTGCACTCGGGGAGCTCGCCTGCGGACACCTGAAACAGCAGGAGGCGCCGCGGGTGCTGGTGGGGGGACTGGGGATGGGGATTACCCTGAGGGCGGTCCTGGACAACCTCCCCCCCAAGGCGATCGTCGTCGTGGCGGAGCTGAACCCCGTGGTGCTGGAGTGGTGCCGCGGGCCGCTGGCCCCGGTCACCGGCGGGGCGGCGAGCGACCCCAGGGTGGTCGTGGAGATAGCCGACGTGGCCGACACCATCAGGAAGAACGCCATGGCGAGGTCGCGCTTCGATGCCATCGTGCTCGACCTGTACACCGGGCCGCATGCGAAGACGCACAAGATCGAGGATCCTCTTTACGGCGCCATCGCCATCGAGATGACCCGTGCCGCGCTGAAGCCGGGCGGTGTCTTCGCCGTGTGGGGCGAGAATTACGACCAGGGGTTCGACAAGCGGCTGCGCGCGGCGGGCTTCTCCGTCACCTGCGACCGCCCAGGCCGCGGCGGGCTGCGCCACGTGGTCTACCTCGCCCGGGTGCAGCAGCGACCGGAAGCGGGGCGGCAGGGGAAACGCTGACCCGAAACCTGCACAGCAGCGCACACCCTACTCCGGGCCCGCCTCATCGGCGGGCCTTTTTCATGCCGGCGCCCGGCCCTGTCCGGTTGACAGCGAACGTCTATCTCGACCCGGGGAACGCCCCGAAACCGGCTCCGGCGTACTGCACCGCGCCGGGATCGTCGGCCCTGGGGGGGGAAACCGCGTGCACCCCGCCGCAGGCGGGGCATCCCTGGACGAAGGTCCGCAGCTCGAATCCCTCGCCGCATTCCTGGCAGGTCACCTGCAATGCGCCGCGAGGCAGCGCAGAGCCAGCCACCTGTCCTCCATGGGCCGCCAACACGAATTCCACCAGTTCCCTCCCGGTTGCGTAAGGGCCTTTCCCCCTTGAACTACCTGATCCGCAGTCGCACATGCTCTCCTCCTTTTGAGCTTTCTCAGCAGGTTCGAAGCCTACCGTTTCCTCTGCCTACGCTCCTTGATCTTGGTCAAAAAACATGCATAGCCAACCCGCTTTTCCCCATACAGAGCGCCGTTGCCGGATTCAAATTCCTCCCGCGCCGGAATTGCAATGAGAATTTATTCCAGTATATTGTCTTAGGATTTTTTAACCCGGTTCCGGGCGACGAGGAGAGGGGCCAGATGGAAGAGACAAAAGAACTTGAATTCGCGGACATAGGCGCAGTCAACTGCCATGACCACATCTGCCTCGTCTACCAGGGGGAAACCGAGATTTACCACCCGGTGCTCCCCTTCATCCAGAGGGGAATTGCCATCGGGGAGCGTTGCGTCTATCTGCACGCGGCGGAGGAGCGGCTGGAGCGGTTGCTGCTGAGTGCGCTCTCCTCACAACAGGACGACTCCGGGGCCCTGATACTGTTCCCGCTCAAGGAAGTCTGGCTCAAGGACGGCTCGTTCAAGCAGGAAAGGGTGCTGAAACTCTTGCAGGAAATCTGTGCCGCAGCCATCGACGACGGCTTCAGCGGCACCAGGGTCATCTGCGACATGGGGTGGGCGGCACGGGAGCCTAAGAGGCAGGAGCTGCTGCAGCGATTCGAGAGGGAGCTGACCGCCTTCGCTTCCCAAAACGACGTGACGCTCCTTTGCCTGTACAGCCGCGACCTTTTTGCCGCTGAGGGGGGGCTGGAGCTGGCGAAGCTGCACCCGCAGGTGATCGTCGACGGCAGGACCTGCGGCAATCCTTTCTATTTTCCTCTCGCTTCGGAGAGCCACTCCAGGACGGCACGCTGCGAGCTCGACGTCTTTTTGACCACCGCCCAGAAAATGACGGCGCTTACGGCCGAGAGCGACCGGCTCAAGCAGGAGCTGGAACAGGCCTACGGCGCGCTCGCGCGCAAGATCTATGAAAACTGGCAGGAGGAGGACACGCTGCGGGCGAGCGAAAAGGAGATGCAGGAAAAGGACGAGGCTCTTCTGGAACACAAGAGGAAACTGCAGACCATCCTGCAGCATATCCCGGCCCTGCTGATGGCGTTCGATAGCGGCGACCGGCTGGCCGCCTGCAATCACGAGTTCGAAAGGGCCACGGGGTTCAGGGTGGAAGAGGTGATCGGCAAGCCGATGCTGGAGCTGCTTCACGTGGAAGGAGAGCTGCGCAAAGAGGTGGTCTCGGCGCACCCGCGCGAGGGGGGGGATTACCGGGGCAGGGAGTGGAACCTGCGCTGCAGAGACGGGTCGGTGAGGACGGTCGCCTGGTCCAACATCTCACGCTACGTCCCGATCAGGGGGTGGAGCAACTGGATCGTGGGACTCGACATGACCGCGAGGCACCACGCGGAGAACGCCCTGAAGGGGCTGCGGGACGAATTGGAGGCGAGAAGCGCCGAACTGGAGGCCTTCGGAGAGGCGGTTTCCCACGACCTCAGCGCCCGGTTGGCCGGGCTCGGCGAGGACTGCCGCGAGATGCAAGAACTCTACGGCGGCGAACTCTCCACCCCCTGCCGAAGGCTGCTGGAGAAGGTATCGGTCGCCGCGCTGGAACTGGCCGGCCCCATCGACGCGATGCAGCGTCTGACCGCACTGACCGCCGCCGGCCTGCAGCCCGAAGAGGTGAACCTGAGCGCCATGGCGTCGGAGATAGCCGAGAAGCTCTCCGACACGGTGACCCGGCCGGTTACCTTCAGGATCGAGGGGGGGGTGACCGTGACCGGCGACCGCGAGATGCTGAGGCTCGCCATGGAACAGCTTTTGGAGAACGCCTTCAACTGCACCGCCGGGGTCAAACATCCGGTGATCAAGTTCGGCACGGCACAGGTGAAGGGGGAGCGGAGCTTCTACGTCTCCGACAACGGACCGAGGCAGGGCGAGCAGCAGGGCAAGGGATTAGCTGGCAAGGGTGAAGGGCAGGAGCGGATCTCCAGCGGCATCGCCCTTGCCACCGTGCAAAGGATCATCAACCTGCACCGCGGCCGGATCTGGTGCGCCGACCAAACGGGCAGGGGAGGCACCCTGTACTTCCAGGTGTAGCGGAAGAGGCACTGTCATGAAAAGTGGTCGCGCAACGCCGCTTCCCGTCGTCTTGGTCGATGACGACGAAGGGATGCTCATGGTGTACGCCATGCTCCTCAAAGGGCACGGTATCGGGCCGGTCATGGCATTTGACGACGGGGCCCAGTTGCTGCCGTTTCTCAGGCGCAACGAGGCTGCGGCCGTGGTCCTGGACCTGTCGCTTCCCACCGTAAACGGCAAGGAGCTTTTGGAGCGTGTGGTGGAGGAATTTCCGCAGCTGCCGGTAATGGTCAGCACCGCGGCCGCCGAGGTGGGACAGGCCGTCTCCTGCATGCGCGCAGGCGCCTGCGACTACCTGGTCAAGCCCATCGACAATCTGGTCTTCCTCGCGGCGATAGACCGCGCCCTGGGGCTCGCACGCGGGCCGGCCCACCACTGGGAAAGGGAAACCGCTTTCCCCGAGATCATCACCGAGAACCGTCAGATGCTGGCCCTTTTACGGCGCACCAAAGCCGTGTCGCGTTCCGGGCAGCCGGTGCTGGTGACGGGGGAAACTGGCGTGGGGAAGGAGCTCTTCGCGGAGGCGGTGCATCGGTTTGGCGGGAGCCGGGGTGAATTCGTCACGGTCAACGTCGCGGGTCTTGACGATGCCGTCTTCTCCGACACCCTCTTCGGGCACCGCAAGGGTGCATTCACCGGGGCGCAGCAAAACCGGGACGGCCTGATCAGAAGGGCGGCGGGAGGGACGCTGTTTCTGGACGAGATCGGGGAATTGCCGGAGCTTTCCCAGATCAAGCTGCTCAGGCTGATCCAGGAACACGAGTACCTGCCGCTTGGCTGCGACACACCCGCCTTCAGCGACGCGGGGATCGTCGTCGCCACCAACCGCGAACTCAAAAGGCTCCTGGAGCAGGGGAGGTTGCGGGAGGATCTTTACTACCGGCTTTGCTGCCACCAGATCCATGTCCCTCCGCTTCGGGAGCGCAGCGGCGACATACCGCTTCTTTTGGACCACTTCGTGGCCCAGGCCGCGCGACGGATGGGCAAGGCGAAACCATCGTACCCGCCTGAGCTGCCGCGCATGCTGGAGCGCTATCACTTCCCGGGCAACGTGCGCGAACTGCAGGCAATGGTCTACGATGCCGTAGCGCTGCACGAAAAAGGCTCCTTGCCGCTCTCCAGCTTCAGAAAGAGGATCGACGCGTCTTCCGGGGACGCGCGCCTCACCGCCGAAGAAGAAAGCGTCACTGTCACCTTTCACGGCTTTCCCAGCATGAAGGAGGCGCAGACGCTTCTGATCAGCGAGGCGTTGCGCATGTCCAACGGAAACCAGGGCGAAGCCGCCTCGCTGCTAGGAATTTCACGACAGGCTCTCAACAACAGGCTCAGGAGAAAGGCAGGTATGCCCTGAACCGCAACAAGCGTTGCACCTGCCACATATGTTGTCCGACCTAAACCCGCCCTAGGCAGCCGTCCGCGCTCCCGCGCCGGAAAAAGAAAGATTTGTTGCGGCTCCCGCTGCTCCATCCAAGCTCCCTGTTCTGGAACAAGTGCCCGGAATCGTAGCCAAAGATCCAAGGAGCGGGGGCGGGCATGGTTACTGCTGTAGTCACTGCAGGCACAAAAATCGCGGAGGCAGGTGAGGTAAGCCTGCCACGGACAAAGGAACACGACGGGGAACGAAGGTCATAAAAGGGGGTGCCCGATGACCGGTATGTTCAGGGAACGGAAGACGAACGGGGAGGGCAGGTATTTGAGCATAGACAAGGAAGCAGCATCGAGCATGCTGAACGCCTCCTACGCGGTGGACCTGAAATCCGCGGTACACAGCTCGTTGGAAACCATCAGGAACATGCTGCTGGAAAGGCCCAACAACGAGGAGATCAGCGTGCTGACCCAGCAGGTCGAGCGCCTTTTGACCGAACAGACCGAGCGGCTGGAATCGATCAACCGCGACCTGGAGGCGTTCAACTACTCGGTGGCCCACGACCTCTGCGCGCCGCTCAGAAGGATCTGCGGCTTCACCCGCGCCCTGCAGGAGCAGTATGCCGGCAGGCTGGACATTGAGGGGATGGATTACCTGGAGCGGATCTTCAAGTCCTCGCAGCACATGAACGAGCTGATCGAGGCGCTCTTGCAGCTCTCCCAGCTCTCCTACCTGAACCTGAAGCGGGAGGTGGTCGACCTCTCCGAGATCGTGAGCGAGACGGCGAGCGACCTGCAGCAGAGCACCCCGGACCGGAAGGCCGAGTTCATCATCCAGCCGCGCATCCGCACCTTCGGCGACTCGAGCCTTTTGGAGATCGCGATGAAGAACCTGCTCCGAAACGCCTGGAAGTTCACCCAGATGCGGGAGGTTGCCTGCATCGAGTTCGGCGCCCGCGAGGTCGCCGCGGACAGGACCTGCTTCGTGAAAGACAACGGGATCGGCTTCGACATGGCAAACGCCGACAAGATGTTCCACGCCTTCCAGCGCCTGCACCCAAGCAGCGAGTTCCCCGGCAACGGCATCGGCCTCACCACGGTGCAGCGCATCATCAACCGCCACGGCGGCAGGATCTGGGCCGAAGGCGAGGTGGACAAGGGGGCGACCTTCTACTTCACCCTGCAGTCCTGCATTACCTAGGAAAATGAGTGCTTTTGCGGCGGCGGGTTATCTGCTATCATCCGCGCCTTGACCAGCAAGGAGGCGGGCGATGCACGAGATGTCGATAACACAGAGCGTGGTGGAGATTTGCGAGGGGCACGCCGCGGGGCGCAAGGTTACCGAGGTGGTGCTGCTTATCGGAGAGCTTTCGGGGGTGGTGCCCGAGAGCGTCGAGTTCTGCTTCGAGGCGTGCACCAAGGGGACCCTGCTGGAGGGAGCGCGCCTGCAACTGGAACTCGTGCCAGGGGTCGGCAACTGCCCCGCCTGCCACGGCGAGTTCCCCATCTCCACCCTGTTCGCCGCCTGCCCCGGATGCGGCGCCTTTGGCCTCAGCATCGTCTCCGGAGAGGAGTTGCGGGTCAAGGAACTGGAGCTGGAATGAGTACCGGTACCCCTGGTCGTGGGACAAAATGATACAATCGCGGGACAGAAGTACCCAGGCAAATTGGGACAAAAGCGGCACCGTCGGGATGACCCCACGGTGGCCGCTTTTTTTGTTCCTGTAAATTCAGCATCTTTCGCGCTCGGATTTTGTTTACGGGATTGGCACGGGTGTTGCCGTATACGTGCGGTTTTTGTGATTTATTCCGAGGGAGGGGTGTTATGAAAGAAGAGATGTTCTGCGAGGGGGTAACCCGGAGGAGTTTCATGAAGGCCTGCGTCACCGCGACGGCCATGATGGGGCTTCCCTTCGCCATGCATACGCAGGTTGTCGAGGCGATCGAGAAAAACGGCAACCCGGCGGTGATCTGGCTCCATTTCCAGGAGTGCACCGGCTGTTCCGAATCGCTTCTGCGCTCGAGCCATCCGACCATTTCCACGCTGATACTGGACATGATCTCGCTGGACTACCACGAGACGCTGATGGTAGGCGCCGGGCACCAGGCCGAGAAGTCGCTGCACGACTCGATGAAGGAGAACCAGGGTAAGTACATCCTGGTGGTCGAGGGGGCCATCCCCACCAAGCAGAACGGGATCTTCTGCAAGGTTTCCGGCAAGACCGCCATGGAATCGCTGCAGGAGGCGGCCAAGGGGGCTGCCGCCATCATCAGCATCGGGACCTGCGCCTCCTACGGCGGCATCCAGTCCGTGGCCCCGAACCCCACCGGTGCGGTAGGCGTCAGGGACATCGTCAAGGACAAGCCGGTGATCAACATCCCGGGCTGCCCCCCCAACCCCTACAACTTCCTTTCCACCGTGCTCTACTACCTGACCTTCAAGAAGCTCCCCGAGCTGGACAACCTGGGGCGCCCGAAGTTCGCCTACGGCCGGAAGATCCACGAGCATTGCGAAAGGCGCCCGCACTTCGACGCCGGCCGCTTCGCCAAGGCCTACGGCGACCCAACCCATGCCCAGGGGTACTGCCTGTACAAGCTGGGGTGCAAGGGGCCCGCGACCAGCGCCAACTGCTCCGTCCAGCGCTTCAACGACGTCGGGGCGTGGCCGGTATCCATCGGGCACCCCTGCATCGGCTGCACTGAGCCTGACATCCTGTTCAAGACCGCCATCGCCGAGAAGGTGCAGATCCACGAGCCCACCCCGTTCGACAGCTACGCGCCGGTCGACCTGAAGGAGAAGGGGAAGGGACCGGATCCGCTCACCACCGGCTTCGTGGGGCTTGCCGCAGGCGCGGCCCTTGGCGCGGGCGCCATGCTCGCCAAGAAGCTTCCGGGCAACACGCAGGAGGGTGGCGATGAAAAATCCGAGTAGACGCGACTTCCTGAAGCTGGCGGGAGCGACCGGGGCGGGGCTCTTGGCCTGCGGCGCCGGGAGCGCGCTCGCCAACGAGGGGACCCAGATCAACAACGAGGAACTGGGGATGCTCTACGACGCCACCAAGTGCGTCGGTTGCAAGGCGTGCATGGCCTCCTGCAAGAGGGTGAACAGCGACTACGGCTCCCTCTCCTACGAAAAGGCCAAGTTCGACAGCGACGGGCTCTGGGACGCCCCGAGCGATCTCTCCGGTTCCACCCGGACCCTGATCAAGCTCTTCAAGGAGAGCGAGCAGCGCTGGAGCTACGTCAAGTACTCCTGCATGCACTGCCAGAAGCCTTCCTGCGTCTCGGTCTGCCCGGTTTCCGCCATGACCAAGGAGAAGGTCTCCGGCATCGTCGACTACAACAAGAACACCTGCATCGGCTGCCGTTACTGCCAGATTGCCTGCCCCTATAACATCCCGAAGTTCCAGTGGGAGAAGGCGCTGCCGCAGATCGTCAAATGCGACCTCTGCAAGGCGACCAACCTGCGCGAGAAGGGGATCTCCGCCTGCGCCGAGGTCTGCCCGGTCGGGGCCATCAAGTTCGGCAAGAGAAAGGATCTCCTTGCCGAGGCGCACCAAAGGCTCAAGGATACCCCGGACCGGTACCTGCCGCACGTCTACGGCGAGCACGAGGGAGGGGGGACGAACCACCTCTACCTGGCCAGCATGCCGTTCAACAAGCTGGGGCTTCCCGACATCAAGCCCGAGGCGCCGGCCGAGTTCTCCGAGAAGATCCAGCACACTATCTATAAGGGGTTCATCGCCCCGGTCGCGCTCTACAGCACCCTTTGCTTCATCGCGGTGAAGAACATGAAGAAGCACCAGGGGCACGACGGCCACGATCATAATAAGGAGGAGAAGTAATGGGAAACCCTGAAGAATACCAGAAACTTGAAGGCAAGATCTTTACCAAGTCCTTCTTCATCCTCCTGTCTGTTGTGCTGCTTGGCTTCTACTTCGTCGGGGTGCGCTACGTGAAGGGGATCGGCGCGGTCTCCAACATGAGCGACGGCTACCCCTGGGGGATCTGGATCACCTACGACGTCGCCACCGGCACCGCCATCGCCTGCGGCGGCTACGCGGTCGCGATCCTGGTCTACATCCGGAACCGGATGCAGTACCACCCAATGATCCGTTCGGCGATCCTCACCTCCATGTTCGGCTACGGCCTGGCCGGCTTCTCGGTCATGGTGGACCTCGGGCGCCCCTGGAACGCCTACAACTTCTTCATCCCGAGCAAGTGGCAGGCGAACTCCGCCATGTTCGAGGTGGCGCTCTGCGTCATGGCTTATTCCACGGTCCTGATCCTGGAATTCCTCCCGGCCATCCTGACCTCCATCGAGCAGAGCAAGTGGGAGCGGATGAACGCGGTCAGAAACTGGCTGCACCCGAAAATCGCCCCGGACCAGAAGAGCATGCAGGACAAGCTGGAGATGGTGCGCCTGGGGGCCATCTGGCTCAAGCCGCGCCTGAACAAAGTCCTCATCTTCTTCATCGTGCTCGGCATCACGCTCCCGACCATGCACCAGTCGTCCTTGGGAAGCCTGCTCCTCATCGCCTCGACCAAGCTGCACCCGCTCTGGCACACGGGCTTCCTGCCGCTTCTGTTCCTGTTGAACTGCGTCTTCATCGGTTACGCCATAGCGATCCTGGAGTCCATCATCTCCAGCTACTCCTTCAGAAGGCCCTTCGAGACCGAGGAGCTTTCGGGCTTGGCCGCCTTGATCCCTTTCGTCACCGTGATCTGGCTCAGCGTCGTGATCGGGGACCTGGCCTACCGCGGCCAGATCGGCGCCGCCCTCAAGGGGGACTTCTACTCCGGCTGGTTCATGACCGAGTTCCTGCTGGTGGCGAGCGGCTCGCTGCTCCTTTTCTTCAAGAAACTGAGGAAGTCGCCGCGCTGGCTCTTCACCAGCGCCTCGCTGATCGTCCTTGGGGGAGCGCTCTACCGCTTCAACGTCTACCTGATCGGCTTCAACCCGGGGCAGGGGTGGAGGTACTTCCCCTCCTTCGCCGAGGTCATGATCACGGTCGGCATCGTGGCGCTGGAGGTGCTGGGGTACAAGGTGTTCGTGGCACTCTTCCCGGTGCTTCCCAACACCTCTGCCCACGGCGGCGGGCACGCCCCGGCGAAAAAGGCGGCGGCCCAAAAGGGGAAGAAAGCCTCTATCGAGGTCCAGCACGCGCCGGTCGAAGCGCACTGAACCCTATTAATTCAATTCAGCTTTTGGAGGAAATAAATGTCTAGAATCACGCTTGATCCCATCACCCGCATCGAAGGGCACCTCAGGATAGACGTCGAAGCCAACGGCGGCAAGGTCACCAACGCCTGGTCTTCGGCCCAGATGTGGCGCGGCATAGAGGTCATCCTCAAGGGGCGCGCCCCGGAGGATGCCTGGAGCTTCGTGCAGCGCTTTTGCGGCGTCTGCACCACGGTGCACGCCATCTCCTCGATCCGCGCCGTAGAGCACGCCCTGAACGTCGAGGTGCCGGTAAACGCCCAGTACATCCGCAACATCATGATCGCCCAGCACTCGGTGCAGGACCACATCGTCCACTTCTACCACCTCTCGGCTCTCGACTGGGTCGACATCGTCTCGGCGCTCAAGGCCGACCCCAAGAAGACCGCGCAGATCGCACAGAGCATCTCCGACTGGCCGGGGAACTCCGAGAAGGAGTTCAAGGCGGTCCAGGACAAGCTGAAGGCCTTCGTCGCCG from Citrifermentans bremense harbors:
- a CDS encoding hydrogenase small subunit, with product MKEEMFCEGVTRRSFMKACVTATAMMGLPFAMHTQVVEAIEKNGNPAVIWLHFQECTGCSESLLRSSHPTISTLILDMISLDYHETLMVGAGHQAEKSLHDSMKENQGKYILVVEGAIPTKQNGIFCKVSGKTAMESLQEAAKGAAAIISIGTCASYGGIQSVAPNPTGAVGVRDIVKDKPVINIPGCPPNPYNFLSTVLYYLTFKKLPELDNLGRPKFAYGRKIHEHCERRPHFDAGRFAKAYGDPTHAQGYCLYKLGCKGPATSANCSVQRFNDVGAWPVSIGHPCIGCTEPDILFKTAIAEKVQIHEPTPFDSYAPVDLKEKGKGPDPLTTGFVGLAAGAALGAGAMLAKKLPGNTQEGGDEKSE
- the hybA gene encoding hydrogenase 2 operon protein HybA, with product MKNPSRRDFLKLAGATGAGLLACGAGSALANEGTQINNEELGMLYDATKCVGCKACMASCKRVNSDYGSLSYEKAKFDSDGLWDAPSDLSGSTRTLIKLFKESEQRWSYVKYSCMHCQKPSCVSVCPVSAMTKEKVSGIVDYNKNTCIGCRYCQIACPYNIPKFQWEKALPQIVKCDLCKATNLREKGISACAEVCPVGAIKFGKRKDLLAEAHQRLKDTPDRYLPHVYGEHEGGGTNHLYLASMPFNKLGLPDIKPEAPAEFSEKIQHTIYKGFIAPVALYSTLCFIAVKNMKKHQGHDGHDHNKEEK
- the hybB gene encoding Ni/Fe-hydrogenase cytochrome b subunit, encoding MGNPEEYQKLEGKIFTKSFFILLSVVLLGFYFVGVRYVKGIGAVSNMSDGYPWGIWITYDVATGTAIACGGYAVAILVYIRNRMQYHPMIRSAILTSMFGYGLAGFSVMVDLGRPWNAYNFFIPSKWQANSAMFEVALCVMAYSTVLILEFLPAILTSIEQSKWERMNAVRNWLHPKIAPDQKSMQDKLEMVRLGAIWLKPRLNKVLIFFIVLGITLPTMHQSSLGSLLLIASTKLHPLWHTGFLPLLFLLNCVFIGYAIAILESIISSYSFRRPFETEELSGLAALIPFVTVIWLSVVIGDLAYRGQIGAALKGDFYSGWFMTEFLLVASGSLLLFFKKLRKSPRWLFTSASLIVLGGALYRFNVYLIGFNPGQGWRYFPSFAEVMITVGIVALEVLGYKVFVALFPVLPNTSAHGGGHAPAKKAAAQKGKKASIEVQHAPVEAH
- the hypA gene encoding hydrogenase maturation nickel metallochaperone HypA, whose product is MHEMSITQSVVEICEGHAAGRKVTEVVLLIGELSGVVPESVEFCFEACTKGTLLEGARLQLELVPGVGNCPACHGEFPISTLFAACPGCGAFGLSIVSGEELRVKELELE
- a CDS encoding sensor histidine kinase: MSIDKEAASSMLNASYAVDLKSAVHSSLETIRNMLLERPNNEEISVLTQQVERLLTEQTERLESINRDLEAFNYSVAHDLCAPLRRICGFTRALQEQYAGRLDIEGMDYLERIFKSSQHMNELIEALLQLSQLSYLNLKREVVDLSEIVSETASDLQQSTPDRKAEFIIQPRIRTFGDSSLLEIAMKNLLRNAWKFTQMREVACIEFGAREVAADRTCFVKDNGIGFDMANADKMFHAFQRLHPSSEFPGNGIGLTTVQRIINRHGGRIWAEGEVDKGATFYFTLQSCIT